The window ATGAATATCTCAGCAAAATCAAGATTGGGGGCGAAATTGAAGGTCTCTTGCCCATTTCTTTGCCCTTTTATTTGTACGTATTAAATCTACATGCAAACTGTGTTTAATTAGAAGACATGTGGAATCTTGAACTTGCGCTTTTGTAGGCAAAGACCATCTTTGTTTGGGTGGTAGCTACAAATACTTAGATTATAGACAATTTTTTATAAATTAAGAGTGTGGGGTATtcttttctcccgttgcaacgcacgggccctttTGCTAGTTATCCTAACGTAAAACAGAAAGACCACAGCAGGGGTACTGCATTAGGCAAAAAACAGGAAGAGAACATCACCACTTCTCATCAGGCCTGAAAAACGAGATGGAGAACAGAATCCATAGGCGCACGAGAGTAAAAAAAAAGTGAAACAAATGGCAAAAGATTTGCCATATTTCCTAGCAAAAGTGCGGTATTTGGTTAAGTCACAAGCGCGTCTGCCTATAAGGATTAACCACCATACATTGACCATTGTCCAACCAACAAGAACTGTTAGAGACTGCTCGCTGCTTGGTTTCTGATTTCCCAAACCTGTGCGTGGCTGTTTACCAAAGGACCTGGATAGCAGGGATCAAGTGGGGGTGCCGTGGGTGCCATGACGCCCCCTCCAAAGTCGTAAAATAAATTTTACTATGTACCTAACACTAAATATCCGTTCACTTGTTGCTATTTTCAGACCATTTGTTGAGATAATGATGATGTTTAGAGTAAACTTTAAACTGTGGCACCCCAAGCCTGCAATTCTATGTCGGGCCACCGCTGGGTAGTGCAGGCCAAATCCTTTTGGCTACATATACAGTACAGAAGGAACAGGTGAAGCACTGGGAGTCTGGGACTGGGTAGAGCCTCGATGTTATCTCCTCAGTTTCTTTGTTCGTTTATCTCCTCTCAAGGTTATGCCTAGTGATTATAATCTTGTTATTGAGACATTAATCAGAGGAACACTTGCCCTCTAGGCCCCTATCACACACACCGGTCTACTGCTGTCATCGCCAGAGTTATCCGACAGCAAGGATCACCGAGTGTCAGCGGTTGCAAGCATGGACAGCAAAGCATAACTTCAGAGATTCAGTAGCCACAAGCACAATGAGACTGCCAGGTTTAACATCTGTACATATACAGTTTGGCACTGCACATTCATTCGTCTCCACGGCTAGAAACATGCCACTCCTGTCCTCATCTATCAACACTTCCATCTCTGAGGCTTGGCTGTTGCCTGCAGCTGTAGGTCACGGCACCCGACCGACACCAGCCACAGTTGAAAAATCCAATGAACATCACTTGTGGGATATTCTAGTATCGCAGTAAATAGATGCCACTCCAGTGTGTCAGTTCAGATGTTCAGTTTATCGGAGTATACTAAGTTTTACTATGATTCAGAAAATGCTAGTACTGTTTGTTTTCCTATGTAGAATCTCACAAAACAAAAAATGCACCAATAAAAATGGATGGCTAATCTCTACATCGTCAGCTTAGAAACAGCATTGTACCACAGCATCAAATGACGATGCTGCTTTATTATCAAAGCATAAGGAAATCTTCAGGTTCAGCACCACCAAGCAAAAAAAAAGACAACAGAGCAAACGGGAACATGTTTCAACAAAGAACAAATTAAAAACAGTTCATCTTCATCACATTTCACAGGAAACGAACAAGGCAGACGCAACTCAGCGCCCTACCAACAGCAAATCCTCTCCGGAGTTCAGGTCCACTGCAAAAACTCCAAGCCTTTCTTTTCATCTCCGCCTCACTGCAGCTGTTCACGAAACACCCTGAGGATGTCGGCGAAGGTGACGATCCCGGCGAGACGGCAGTCGTCCTCCTCGTCGAGAACCCACAGGTAGCTCACGCGGTGGGCGAGGGCCTGCACCATGACGGCCACCAGCGAGCTCGCGGGACTGCACACCACGGGCTCCTCGGTCGACCGGCGCCCAAAGCTCCCCGACGACGGGCGCCTCAGGTGCGGCCGGCCGGTGTCGTCATCTGACGACGAGGAAGAGAGGGAGAACGACGTCATCGTCTCGTCCTCCATCAGCTCAAGCATGGCGTCAAGGCCCTTGGCCTTGAGCCCGGTCTTGATGGCGCGCAGGATGTGCTCTGGCGGCGAGCCGAAGTAGTCGATGTATGCCATGAGGTCGGCCGCCGAGAGCGTGGCGATGGCCGCGGCTGCCGTCTCGTCGCAGGCAGCGAGGTGCGCGGTGGAGATCTCGCCGACGAGGTGGCCGTCGGTGCTGACCACGGCGACCGCGGTCTCTGCGGCGATGGCCCGGCGGATGAGGGGGACGGCGGACAGGGCTGCCTCGTCGGGACGCACCGACAGGAAGTCGGGGCGCACGAGGCCGAGGGAGGAGACGGAGCGGGCGGCGACATGGTAGAAGAGGGAAATGGAGTTGAGGAAGTAGCGGACGAGGTCCTCCTGCGTGAGCCAGCAGAAGTCGCCGGTCACGCCAGCGACGCCGCCCAGCTGCTTCTTGCGGCCGCCCGAGCGGAGCGGGACGGCGAGCACCTGTGCGCCGCTCAAGATCTCATCAAGAGCTTCCAAGACACTGCAGGAAAGATCAGTCACACGCATCAGCAAAACTGAACAAAATCGAATATACATAGTTTATTAGTAGAGGGCAAGAAAAATTTCTTAGATCTAACGCCAAAAACAAAAGGGTAGGCATATTCCGATGCCGCGCACATCAAAGATCCTTAACAAAAAGTTGCTGTGTTTTTTTGTCCAGGATTCGATCAAAAAAGCGCAATTTCTGAACCACATGTAGGGCAAGAAAAATCTCCGTGGAAGCGACCGAGCCTGTCGACTATCTCACAAGGAGACATGGGGGATGTCGCGATCGGCATAGGAAGACACGGGGATTGGCACCACAAGATTGTCCCAGATGCGTCGGACGATTTGACACGAGTTGCCCCCCTTTCTTCGTTATCAGATACTACTAGCCACTCGTTCGAATCGCCACGCATATTCCAATCGCAGGCCAAATTCTCCACGTAATTCGATAAGAATCGTCAAATTATGGTTCCTCCTGAAACTTTTTTTTACTACAATGGGGAGAGGAACATCGCACATCTCCAACATCAAAATATTATTCCTATTTTTTTAACAAAATTATGATCTTTCCCTCACAAAATCTTTTCAATTAAGATCTTGACTTGAACCGCGTCGCCCTGTAACTTTGCCTTGCCCCCACCTAGACCTTTAGCAAAACTCCAATCTTGAACAGGCGTCCGCAAAGACCAAAGACGCGTACGTTTCAACGAAAAAAGTAACGGAATCACAGTAAATTAACCGAGCGGGGCCAACAAGAGGGGAAGGGCCGAGGGAGTACCTGgagcggggatctacgcggcggacCTCGCCGGCGCCGTCCTTGGGCAGGAGCGCGGAGACGGGCCGGtcgagcgcggcggcggggcgcccGAGCGCGTCGGGGGAGGAGCAGAGGAGGCAGAGGACGTCGGCGAGGCCGGCGCGTCCCACCACGGCGCCGCGCGCCGGGCCGACGGCGATGcaggcggcggcagcggcgcgggGCCCCTTGCGGACCGTGGCGGCGAGGTCGCCGGCGGCCGCGGAGAGCGGGAGCGACCTCACGGCCGGCTTGCCGATGCAGAGGTCCGACACGTCATTGGCCAGGAGGCTCACTGCCATGCACTCGCGGGCGGACCCTGGGCCGGTTTCGAGGACGAAACCCTCACGCGGTGTGGAAGGGGAAATTTTTTCGACGGGAGGacgaggagagagagaggccgggAGGAGGACGAGAGGCGAGAGGGGGATCTGGATTTTTAACCACGGCAGGCGGGTCGGGAGGGAGTATATATAGGCTTTGGCGGAGCCGGGGACGACGGTACGCGTCTTGCGGCAGCTGTGCGCGTATGACGGGTGGGGTCGGGTGTGTGTCGGGCCCACGGGGAAGTGATAAGGGTCGGGGCTACGCTTGGTTGGTTTGACTGTAGCCGTGGTTTATGCGGTGGTGTCATGCTGTGGATGAGCTGTATCCGGCTCCGCTCTGATTTAGTAGAACCTAGCTTGAGTTTGAGCCGAGCCGAGGAGACCTGGGCTTGATTCCAGAAGATATGCAGTGCAGTGGTGCATCTTGCCCGGATTCCAGAAGATATGCAGTGCAGTAGTGCTCCCGTAGCCGGCGAATCTACCGGCATTCGGAGTCAAAGGAGCACAAGTTCAAGATTTCCTGGGACTGTTTTTGGGTCATATGATGCTTTTTACAGTATCTTTGGTTCAGATTCGGTCTACATAACGATCTCCTCTAAACAATACGGTATTTAGTACTTTCCCGTTCCTATTTTTAAGATGTCTTCACTTTTTTCCAAATCTGGTGTACATAGACGTGTTTTAGAGCgcttgttcactcatttcagtccgTATGTAATCCTTATCAAAATATCCAAAATGTCATATAATTTGGAACATATTATCTCTGTTCCAAAAAGTTTGTCTACATTTATCTTGATACGAATGTACCTACTAAAATATGTCTCGATAACACATCTAAGACATTTTTTtgggacggatggagtagtatcacctactccctctgtcccataatataggACGTTTTTGTAACCTATATTAGCTTGTAAAAACGTCTTATATTCTGTGATGGAGGTAGTAGTATTGAGCAATGCTATACATACAACATTGTATACTATTTGCTGCGGCATTTTTCCTTTTTAATTCGCAACGCGTATGCGAATCTAATGCTTTGGATCCAGTATGCACAGAATAGTTCGTATGTGAAATTTGAGATTTTGGATCAAGAGTTTTTTACATGATGATACAAACAGCATTTGAATCTATAATCCCACTGATGTGGAGCACCACATATACATGATCATGAACACACCATCAACCCCACAAAGGCTAATTGGATCAATGACTATCCTGTGCACGTGCCATTGAACGAGATAAATGTGTGTCACGTATGTAAATTTGATCATTTCATTTTTGAAGTTTGGTGTGTGAATGATCATTAAAGTCCACAATTCCACCAAGAAGTGGTTCATCTTATTTATGAGACCGTACCTATTTCTCCTATCTTGGCAAAACGGAACGTGATATCAATGTGGTTGCCCCACATCATATGCCACAATTCTATTGTCGACTCTAACATTTCGTGGATGCCCGTTTTGTTCGGACGTGCTAGCTAAAAATCCAAATGCTTATTCTTAGAGACGATATGTTATTTAGAGTTAGCGATATAAATTACGTCGTCAAAGTTGGTCCATCCCTAGTCCCTctttggaaaacatgacgccatGTGTAATGCTCATGGCATGCCGAAATATAAGCAAAATGAAAATTCAACAAAGAGCAATATAGTGGTTTGTGTGTAAATGTTGTCAATTTTTACTTCGCACAAAAACACGTCTATTTTCTTTATAGAGTCACAACAAACACTCCACTTATACAATAATGTCTAGGAGAGCAAAATCCACAAGAATACCAAGAGCTACGCCCTTGCTCCAAAGTCTAAACGACCACGGGTAAAATAAAAGTTTGCAAAGTTTAGTACTACCTGTACAAGATCATTCCGAAAATCTTTCCACGAAAAAGATACTGGTTGGGTTCAAAGAACACGTGCGGGCGTTCTTGTCGCCATCATGAGTGAGCAGGATCATATCTCGCTACGAGCTGAGTAGAACCGCAGGTACGGTCTACCTTGGCGTGCAGCGTCATACACGGACGGGGAGCTTTTTTTGACTAACACGAGACCATGTGCCACGGCCGCCACTCCGCCGTTATTATATAACCATGTGCGTGCGTGATTATAATAAACTAGTGTATAAAAAGAGAGCATGTGGTTGTTGTTCCAGCTTGGCAGTGACTCACTGGCACCGGCCACTGCCGCCTTTTTAATCTGTCGGGTTACCTTTAACCTCGTCATTCTTTtgactacccacaatgggagtaatatagatagtaacatcacacatatctaggttaaatagatgatgtggcatgtaataaatgaagaaagagatagtagtggtaacatagctagttactactagtatgagtaacatcacacatatcaaggcaagttgtgtctatagcctaataaatgaagtgctccatgtaaccacacatatgttactccccactatagaggtagtaacatagactagtacatgggtatgttactagtctatgttactacccattgtggctagtct is drawn from Aegilops tauschii subsp. strangulata cultivar AL8/78 chromosome 1, Aet v6.0, whole genome shotgun sequence and contains these coding sequences:
- the LOC109764829 gene encoding CBS domain-containing protein CBSX5, whose product is MAVSLLANDVSDLCIGKPAVRSLPLSAAAGDLAATVRKGPRAAAAACIAVGPARGAVVGRAGLADVLCLLCSSPDALGRPAAALDRPVSALLPKDGAGEVRRVDPRSSVLEALDEILSGAQVLAVPLRSGGRKKQLGGVAGVTGDFCWLTQEDLVRYFLNSISLFYHVAARSVSSLGLVRPDFLSVRPDEAALSAVPLIRRAIAAETAVAVVSTDGHLVGEISTAHLAACDETAAAAIATLSAADLMAYIDYFGSPPEHILRAIKTGLKAKGLDAMLELMEDETMTSFSLSSSSSDDDTGRPHLRRPSSGSFGRRSTEEPVVCSPASSLVAVMVQALAHRVSYLWVLDEEDDCRLAGIVTFADILRVFREQLQ